One window of Myxocyprinus asiaticus isolate MX2 ecotype Aquarium Trade chromosome 6, UBuf_Myxa_2, whole genome shotgun sequence genomic DNA carries:
- the LOC127442323 gene encoding AP-1 complex subunit gamma-1-like isoform X2, with the protein MTPSVRLQEMIRVIRSARTQCEERGIIQRECADIRAQFRQSDNGERSHSLAKLLYVHMLGYPAHFGQMECVRLIASTRYSEKRIGYLGAMMLLDEKQDASLLITNSIKNDLSHSSQYVQSLALCTLACMGSAEMCRDLAPEIERLLRASNSFIKKKATLCAVHIIRKVPELGELFTPSARSLLSEKNHGVLHGAVVLITELCGQNRDTLGQFRKAVPELVQIMRSLVTSSYSPEHNVAGICDPFLQVRILRLLRILGHNNDTASDAMNDLLAQVATNTDSSKTAGSAVLYETVLTIMDINSESGLRVLAVNILGRFLLNNDRNIRYISMTSLQKIVQTDQNAVQRHRGTIVDCLKDQDASVKRRALDLSLALVSAVNIRSMMKELLIFLSTCPPELRSQTASGIFNAAERYSPSKRWHIDTILHVLTTAGGDVRDETVPNLIQLITTASELHSYTVHKLYRALVKDISQQSLVQVACWCIGEYGDLLLKGECEEIEPVQVKEEDVLDALETVLQSHMSSPTTRGFALTATMKLSTRITENVDRIRSIVSIYGSCIDLELQQRAVEYNALFKKYDHMRAAVLERMPVMDKNSPGHTNGDTSVETIKEPDTPKAAVLPSEPASQVCDLLGLLGETDIILQSSPAPTSTPPTSTSSAGDILDLLGELELTAVPAVTVYEKNGVSLKLQCDKQMDTDVTITFIASNSSLSDITNFTLQAAVPKTLKALYIV; encoded by the exons ATGACTCCATCAGTGCGTTTGCAGGAAATGATCCGGGTGATCCGGAGTGCACGAACCCAGTGTGAAGAGAGGGGCATCATACAAAGAGAGTGTGCGGATATCCGGGCGCAGTTTCGCCAGAGTGACAATGGGGAGCGTTCGCACAGCCTGGCCAAACTACTTTATGTGCACATGCTGGGCTACCCTGCACACTTCGGCCAG ATGGAGTGTGTTCGCCTGATTGCAAGCACCAGGTACAGTGAGAAGCGGATTGGTTACCTGGGAGCCATGATGCTCTTGGATGAGAAGCAGGATGCTAGCTTACTGATTACCAACTCAATCAAGAA TGACCTTTCCCACAGCAGCCAGTATGTCCAGTCTCTGGCTCTATGCACTCTGGCCTGCATGGGTTCAGCTGAGATGTGTCGAGACCTGGCACCAGAGATCGAACGGCTCCTCAGGGCCTCTAactctttcataaaaaaaaag GCCACCTTGTGTGCTGTCCACATAATACGAAAAGTTCCAGAGCTTGGAGAGCTGTTCACTCCTTCAGCAAGGTCTCTACTCTCTGAGAAGAACCATG GGGTTTTGCATGGTGCTGTAGTTCTTATCACTGAATTGTGTGGGCAGAATCGTGATACTCTTGGTCAGTTTCGCAAG GCTGTTCCTGAACTGGTCCAGATTATGAGAAGTCTTGTAACATCCAGTTATTCTCCAGAGCACAACGTAGCTGGTATCTGTGACCCCTTTCTACAG GTGCGCATTCTTAGGTTGTTAAGGATTCTGGGTCATAATAATGACACAGCTAGTGATGCCATGAATGATTTGCTGGCACAG GTGGCCACAAATACAGACAGCAGTAAGACTGCAGGTAGTGCTGTGCTGTATGAAACGGTCCTAACTATCATGGACATCAACTCGGAGAGTGGGCTAAGG GTGCTAGCTGTAAACATTCTGGGGAGGTTTCTTCTTAATAACGACAGGAATATTCG CTATATATCAATGACATCACTCCAGAAGATAGTGCAGACGGATCAAAATGCAGTGCAGAGGCACAGAGGCACCATTGTGGACTGCCTGAAAGATCAAGATGCCTCTGTGAAACG tcGTGCTTTGGATCTCTCACTTGCCCTTGTGTCGGCTGTGAACATTCGCTCCATGATGAAAGAGCTTCTGATTTTTCTTTCAACCTGCCCCCCAGAGCTGCGATCTCAAACCGCTTCTGGCATCTTCAACGCTGCTGAAAG GTATTCCCCTTCTAAGCGCTGGCACATTGATACCATCCTGCATGTGCTCACTACG GCAGGGGGCGATGTAAGAGATGAGACCGTTCCGAACCTAATCCAACTTATCACTACTGCATCTGAACTCCACAGTTACACTGTTCACAAGCTCTATAGAGCGCTAGTAAAAGATATTTCACAG CAATCCTTGGTTCAGGTAGCATGCTGGTGCATAGGAGAATATGGAGACCTGCTGCTGAAGGGAGAGTGTGAGGAGATAGAACCTGTACAG GTTAAGGAGGAGGACGTCCTGGATGCCTTGGAAACAGTTCTTCAATCTCACATGTCATCGCCGACAACTAGAGGCTTCGCACTCACAGCTACCATGAAACTGAGCACTCGCATCACAGAAAATGTAGA ccgAATCAGAAGTATTGTCAGCATCTATGGCAGCTGCATTGACTTAGAACTTCAGCAGAGGGCAGTGGAGTATAATGCCCTCTTCAAGAAATATGACCATATGAG AGCTGCAGTGTTGGAGAGAATGCCTGTGATGGATAAAAACTCACCTGGCCACACCAATGGAGACACATCTGTAGAGACTATTAAGGAGCCTGACACACCCAAAGCTGCAGTTTTGCCCTCAGAACCAGCAAGCCAG GTATGTGACCTTCTGGGTCTTCTGGGTGAGACCGATATAATTCTTCAGTCCAGCCCAGCCCCAACCAGCACTCCACCAACATCTACCTCTAGCGCCGGAGATATTCTTGACCTGCTTGGAGAACTGGAGCTTACAGCAG